The Montipora foliosa isolate CH-2021 chromosome 1, ASM3666993v2, whole genome shotgun sequence genome has a window encoding:
- the LOC137975644 gene encoding uncharacterized protein, whose protein sequence is MSSLREIRELLVDFYMNGVLSDEEFVVLYDENRSKNLDLPYDEYGRFNLDEMADSECISEFRVKKSDLPKLRDALQIPESFTCYQKSVSDGMEGLCMLLRRLAYPCRYSDMIPRFGRPTPVLSMVTNEVLDFIYNTHSHKITEWNHALLSPVLLQTYADAVNAKGAALNNCFGFIDGTVRPIARPGENQRVVYNGHKRVHALKFQSLALPNGMIGNMFGPVEGKKHDAGMLADSGLLHLLQRHAVSPFGQPMCIYGDPAYPLRLHLQTPFRNAVLTPDMQAFNASMSAVRVSVEWLFGDIVNFFKFIDFKKNLKIGLSNVGKIYIVCALLQNALTCLYGNLTSEYFDFHPPSLEDYFA, encoded by the exons ATGAGTTCTCTAAGAGAGATCCGAGAGCTTTTGGTCGACTTTTATATGAATGGTGTCCTATCGGATGAGGAATTCGTTGTCTTGTACGATGAAAATCGTTCCAAAAATCTAGATTTACCTTACGATGAATACGGAAGATTCAACCTCGATGAAATGGCGGATTCTGAgtgtatttctgaattcagaGTGAAAAAAAGTGATTTGCCAAAGCTGAGAGATGCCCTACAGATTCCAGAATCTTTCACGTGTTATCAAAAGTCTGTTAGCGATGGTATGGAAGGACTGTGTATGCTGCTTCGCAGGCTCGCCTATCCCTGTAGATACTCAGACATGATTCCAAGATTTGGTAGGCCTACCCCTGTGTTATCCATGGTCACAAATGAAGTTCTCGACTTTATTTACAACACCCATAGTCACAAAATAACTGAGTGGAATCATGCACTGCTTTCCCCCGTTCTCCTTCAAACATATGCAGATGCCGTCAACGCCAAAGGTGCAGCCCTAAACAATTGTTTTGGCTTCATCGATGGAACTGTCAGACCAATTGCAAGACCAGGAGAGAATCAAAGAGTTGTCTATAACGGACACAAAAGAGTTCATGCTTTAAAGTTCCAATCATTAGCTCTTCCAAATGGGATGATTGGAAACATGTTTGGACCAGTTG AGGGTAAGAAACATGATGCCGGAATGTTGGCTGACTCTGGTCTACTACATCTTTTGCAGCGTCATGCTGTGTCCCCTTTTGGTCAACCCATGTGCATTTATGGCGACCCAGCCTATCCTCTAAGGCTCCACCTCCAAACGCCTTTCAGAAATGCAGTTCTTACACCTGATATGCAAGCCTTCAATGCCTCGATGAGTGCAGTACGAGTTTCTGTCGAATGGCTGTTTGGTgatattgtaaattttttcaaatttattgatttcaaaaaaaatttgaaaataggaCTCAGTAATGTTGGTAAGATATACATTGTATGTGCCCTTTTACAGAATGCATTAACTTGTCTTTATGGCAATCTTACTTCCGAATATTTTGATTTTCACCCACCATCACTGGAAGATTACTTTGCATGA
- the LOC137975654 gene encoding mRNA export factor GLE1-like yields MEDNTSSCTASVGPSTARNMEWTDAHDIQLAREVLVSEPFRFKPRTVERGKVWQEIANRLNENRLIHFRVTKRSTREHFSLLLEKFKAKRKNEAKQSGVDVQDSELDVAMEEIWEKWQEAESQDATCDMNKKQIEADKASGEEVRRKACEKLGETSKRKMEEEAAEVKPRKSRRYGSDTIEFLREKAKQDLAIRKEEVQRKEREEERHGRLQEQFLLAQQQQQQHQMQMLNMMQQQNRAIIELMGKFTSPK; encoded by the exons ATGGAAGACAACACATCAAGCTGTACAGCAAGTGTTGGGCCTTCAACTGCAAG aaatatggAGTGGACCGACGCACATGATATCCAACTTGCAAGAGAAGTACTTGTCAGTGAACCCTTCCGCTTTAAGCCCAGAACAGTGGAGCGTGGAAAAGTGTGGCAAGAAATTGCAAATAGGCTAAATGAAAATAGGCTCATTCACTTTCGAGTAACAAAGCGCTCAACGAGAGAGCATTTTAGTCTTCTTTTGGAAAAGTTCAAAGCAAAACGTAAAAACGAAGCGAAACAAAGTGGTGTTGACGTTCAGGATTCCGAACTGGATGTTGCTATGGAAGAAATCTGGGAAAAGTGGCAAGAAGCTGAGTCACAAGACGCAACGTGTGATATGAACAAGAAGCAAATTGAGGCGGACAAAGCAAGTGGGGAGGAAGTACGAAGAAAGGCGTGTGAGAAACTGGGAGAAACCTCAAAGAGAAAAATGGAAGAAGAAGCTGCTGAAGTCAAACCCAGAAAGTCAAGGAGGTATGGTAGCGATACCATTGAATTTCTTCGTGAAAAAGCGAAGCAGGACCTTGCAATTAGGAAAGAAGAGGTACAAcgcaaagaaagagaagaagagcGTCATGGTCGATTACAAGAGCAATTTCTACTTGCCcagcaacagcagcaacaacatcAAATGCAAATGCTAAATATGATGCAGCAACAAAACAGAGCCATCATCGAATTAATGGGAAAATTTACTTctccaaaataa